A single window of Luteitalea sp. DNA harbors:
- a CDS encoding PadR family transcriptional regulator, with translation MKDKRDIQQGTLALMVLKTLDVLGPLHGYGIARRIEQISGDQLALNQGTLYPLLLKLEQEGAVASAWGSSENNRRARFYRLTRVGRQQLRAETQDWEQTTALIGRFFTVKAEDLR, from the coding sequence ATGAAGGACAAAAGAGATATCCAGCAGGGGACGTTGGCGCTCATGGTACTCAAAACGCTCGACGTGCTGGGCCCGCTGCACGGGTACGGCATCGCCCGGCGCATCGAGCAGATCAGCGGTGATCAGCTGGCGCTGAATCAAGGCACCCTCTATCCCTTGCTGCTGAAGCTCGAGCAGGAGGGGGCGGTCGCATCCGCCTGGGGTTCGTCTGAGAACAATCGCAGGGCCCGCTTCTATCGGCTGACACGCGTCGGCCGCCAGCAGCTTCGGGCGGAAACCCAGGACTGGGAGCAGACCACCGCCCTGATCGGCCGGTTCTTCACGGTCAAGGCGGAGGATCTGCGATGA